CTTCACGGCCTCGATCGTCTTCTGATATTGCGCGTCGAAATCGGTGACGCCGCCCACGCTCGCCGCCGCCTGCTTCACGGCCTGAGGCGTGAGCCCCGCCTGGTTCGCGTACAACCACTCGGCCATCGCGGCCTCCTTGCCGTTGCGCGCCGCGAGCCTCGCGGCCACCGCGGCCTCGCACGCCGCCTGGTGGACGCCGTTGGGCGTGTTGAAGTTGCACTCGGGATCGAGCGGGTAGTCTTTCGTGACGAGCCGCACCGCCCCCGGGTGAGTCGCCGCGTACTTCGCGAGGACCGGCTTGTACTCGCGGTGGCTCTGGCCGCAGGCCGGGCACTGGTAGTCGTTGAACTTCACGACGAGAACCTTCGCCCCGTCCATCGGGACGCCGGGGTCCGCGATCTTCTGCGAGAAATACCAGCGCTCGAACTCCGTCTGCGCTCCGGCCTGCTTCTGCGCGTTGGCGATCGTCGGCGCCTGCTCCACCGAGGGCTCCCTCGGGAAAAACGCGATGGCCGTGGCGGCTCCCCCGGCAAAGACGATGGCGATGACGAGGGCGACGGGCGAGGTCAGGAGGCGCCGGAAATCGCGCACCAGGCGGTTCGGAAGAGTGGTCATCGGAAAATCCATGAGGCTGCCCGACAGGATGAACAACCCTGCGACGGCAATGTAGGTGGCGACGCACAGCACGCAGACGACCTTCAGCACGAAGAAGGCGGCGTACCCGAGGTACAGCACCATCGCGAGCGCGAGGGTGGAGAGCACGAACAGATATCCGGGGGCGCTGTCGCGGGCGTCACCACGCCCGCCTTCCGCCACCCACGCCAGCAGCGCGGCAAGCGCGAACCAGAGGAACCCGAGCAGCGCCACCGGCACGCCCCCGATGGACCCGTACTGGCTCAGGTACGACTCCGTGCAGCTCACCGTCGCGTTCACGTCGCAGAAGCTCGTGTAACCGCGGTCCTGCAGCAGACGGTAGTGCACGTACGTGGATGTACCGGACGCGAGGAGGCCAACGGCGGCAAACGCCAGCAGCCAGCGACGGGCGGTGAAATGCATGGGAGCGACCTGGGCGCTATTTTTCCGCAACTCACCGTTCATCGCAACTCCGTCCCCCCCGGCGGCGCTCCAGACAGCGGCACGGTGCTGCCGAAGCTCTCGGTGTGCTCGTATACTACGCGGCTGCTGTTGGTCGCGAAATAGCGCCGGCCCGTGTTTCCCGGCCGGACCGGTTCGGCCGTTACGGCATACCCAGTCACCGTATCGGCACCATTGCACCCTTTCACGGGCGGCTCGCCTGTCTCAGCGTCGAACGCGATCCGGTATCCGCTCTTCACCACGATCTCGCCGGAGGTGAGATCCGGACTGAGGAAGGCGCTGCCGGTCGCCGGCAGCGGCTC
This genomic interval from Acidobacteriota bacterium contains the following:
- a CDS encoding thioredoxin domain-containing protein, producing MHFTARRWLLAFAAVGLLASGTSTYVHYRLLQDRGYTSFCDVNATVSCTESYLSQYGSIGGVPVALLGFLWFALAALLAWVAEGGRGDARDSAPGYLFVLSTLALAMVLYLGYAAFFVLKVVCVLCVATYIAVAGLFILSGSLMDFPMTTLPNRLVRDFRRLLTSPVALVIAIVFAGGAATAIAFFPREPSVEQAPTIANAQKQAGAQTEFERWYFSQKIADPGVPMDGAKVLVVKFNDYQCPACGQSHREYKPVLAKYAATHPGAVRLVTKDYPLDPECNFNTPNGVHQAACEAAVAARLAARNGKEAAMAEWLYANQAGLTPQAVKQAAASVGGVTDFDAQYQKTIEAVKADIAAGGAINIRSTPTFVINGRMIAGSLPAQYFDEAIALELKRAGVKE
- a CDS encoding type II secretion system protein, whose amino-acid sequence is RGFTLIELVIVVGVVAILFAIAVPWLLNARMSANEASTIASLEAITDAQALYKEVCGKGRYAASLPALAEPLPATGSAFLSPDLTSGEIVVKSGYRIAFDAETGEPPVKGCNGADTVTGYAVTAEPVRPGNTGRRYFATNSSRVVYEHTESFGSTVPLSGAPPGGTELR